ACGAAGGGGAATGCGCCTTCGGTCTGGCAGGCATGAATCCTGGGCAGGTTTTCGAGAATTCCGAGAGAGTGAAGGGTTTCGAAGGCCTGGGCCACCGACCTGGCCAAGGCCCCACCGCCGATCTGGAGTACCAGGTGCCCAGGCTCTCCAGCCAGGGCCCGCCATTGCAGCGCAGCTTCATACCCCAGACTGCGCCCGCCCTCGATGTTGGACCAGTTGTCGCGCCCGGAGCAGCAAAAGGGCACGGCTCCGTCGCGCACCGCCTCGCGAAAGGCAAGATAGCACGGGTCTCCGCCCCCTGTGGACAGGCGCGGCACCACGACCACATCGGCCCCGCGCTCGCGCAGAAGCTCCGCCACTTCCGGGCTCACGTCCTCGGGAACGAAGGTTTTCAAGCCATAGCCCGCGGCCCGGGCCACGCAGGCAGCAGCCAGGGCCGCGTTGCCGCAGCTGGAAATAGCCAGGGGACGTTTGGGCCTACCGCCCCGCAGGGCTTCCAGATAGAGCATGGTCCCGGCCAGATGGCGCACCTTGTGGGAACCGCCGGGCTGGCCCGTCTCGTCCTTGACGGCCAGAACGCCTCCGTGTCCGATAGCCTTCCCCAATTCCGGGACCGGCAGCAAAGGCGTTACGGCCAGGGACCGGCTTTCCAGGCGTGACAGGCCTTCCTGAAGATCGGAGCGCAACCCGGCGAACCGGGGTCCGGCAACGCTTGACGCCGCGCCAAGGCAGGCGAAAGCCGCCAGAGGGTCCTGGCCGTGCCTGGACCAGGATGTGAGGAGTTCGTCAGCAAGCCTGGAGCTGGCTTCAATGTGTACATCGAGAATATGTTCCCGCCCATCCCCATATCCGGGGCAGGCGAAAAGGCCCTGTTCGAGTCCGTAGTGTTTCCGGCATGCCGGACAATAGGCATGCATGAGGTTCATTCCGGGGGATGGATGAAGAATGTGGCTCTCATGGTTATCATTATTCCATGTTCTTACCTTTCAAGCAATTTTGTACTTCCCATCCAAGAAAGCTTGGCCCGCCCCCAGCACGTAAATCTTAAATAATTACCGAATGTTAATGACTTTCATCGAAAACAGCACGCCTCGGTCCGTCCTATGCGAACCCCATGGATGTTTTCATGGATCACTCATGAGCGATGAGAGCATGGGGCGGTCCCGGACAAAGGTCCTTGGCATCTGCCCGGCCCCGCAGTATCCAAAACAAAGGATTACTAAGTGCTAGCAGGAGACAGGGCGATGAGTACCGTTCTTATCCACCCCGCCGATTACCAGGACTGTCAGCAGGCTGTGGAAAGGGCTTTCGAGCTTTTCCCCCAGAACATCGCAGGCAGGAAGGTGCTTATTAAGCCCAACGTGCTTCGGCCCTCCCGGCCGGAAGAGGCCATCACCACCCATCCGGCGGTGCTGGAAGCGGTTGTCCGCAGTGTGGAGGCCCGCAACCCGTCATCGATAGTTGTGGGCGACAACCCCGGGCTCATGGCTTACGGGGCCAACGAACAGAGTTTCGAGCGCTGCGGCCTCACGGCTGCTTGCCGCGGGCACTACCGCAACATCGGCATCGAGGCCGAGGAAGTCCCCTTCGATATGGCCTATGGCGGAAGCCTCTCTGTGTCCAAGGACGTACTGGACGCGGACGTGGTCATCTCCGTGCCCAAATTCAAGACCCACGGTTTGACCGGCATCACCGGGGCGATAAAGAACAGCTACGGGATTCTTCCTGGCGCCCAGAAAGCCCAGTTGCACCGCCTTTCCGGAAACCAGGCCCGCTTCCACGAACT
This genomic interval from Desulfovibrio sp. contains the following:
- a CDS encoding pyridoxal-phosphate dependent enzyme gives rise to the protein MHAYCPACRKHYGLEQGLFACPGYGDGREHILDVHIEASSRLADELLTSWSRHGQDPLAAFACLGAASSVAGPRFAGLRSDLQEGLSRLESRSLAVTPLLPVPELGKAIGHGGVLAVKDETGQPGGSHKVRHLAGTMLYLEALRGGRPKRPLAISSCGNAALAAACVARAAGYGLKTFVPEDVSPEVAELLRERGADVVVVPRLSTGGGDPCYLAFREAVRDGAVPFCCSGRDNWSNIEGGRSLGYEAALQWRALAGEPGHLVLQIGGGALARSVAQAFETLHSLGILENLPRIHACQTEGAFPFVRAWLALLAETSKVAGMDFPLPEGLDGVKAFLSERDGLIAQAVEHARLNYASEPVRNVFDLAADEPLRFMRAWPGPAPHSLAHGILDDETYDWYFLARAMLRTGGRAVIASESLIARAHELALKHTPVSVSPTGSAGLAGLLALKQARAVEDSARVGLFFTGINR